From the Homo sapiens chromosome 1, GRCh38.p14 Primary Assembly genome, one window contains:
- the MEGF6 gene encoding multiple epidermal growth factor-like domains protein 6 isoform X20 yields the protein MGASRDRGLAALWCLGLLGGLARVAGTHYRYLWRGCYPCHLGQAGYPVSAGDQRPDVDECRTHNGGCQHRCVNTPGSYLCECKPGFRLHTDSRTCLAINSCALGNGGCQHHCVQLTITRHRCQCRPGFQLQEDGRHCVRRSPCANRNGSCMHRCQVVRGLARCECHVGYQLAADGKACEDVDECAAGLAQCAHGCLNTQGSFKCVCHAGYELGADGRQCYRIEMEIVNSCEANNGGCSHGCSHTSAGPLCTCPRGYELDTDQRTCIDVDDCADSPCCQQVCTNNPGGYECGCYAGYRLSADGCGCEDVDECASSRGGCEHHCTNLAGSFQCSCEAGYRLHEDRRGCSPLEEPMVDLDGELPFVRPLPHIAVLQDELPQLFQDDDVGADEEEAELRGEHTLTEKFACPPDTFGKNCSFSCSCQNGGTCDSVTGACRCPPGVSGTNCEDGCPKGYYGKHCRKKCNCANRGRCHRLYGACLCDPGLYGRFCHLTCPPWAFGPGCSEECQCVQPHTQSCDKRDGSCSCKAGFRGERCQAECELGYFGPGCWQACTCPVGVACDSVSGECGKRCPAGFQGEDCGQECPVGTFGVNCSSSCSCGGAPCHGVTGQCRCPPGRTGEDCEADCPEGRWGLGCQEICPACQHAARCDPETGACLCLPGFVGSRCQDVCPAGWYGPSCQTRCSCANDGHCHPATGHCSCAPGWTGFSCQRACDTGHWGPDCSHPCNCSAGHGSCDAISGLCLCEAGYVGPRCEQQCPQGHFGPGCEQRCQCQHGAACDHVSGACTCPAGWRGTFCEHACPAGFFGLDCRSACNCTAGAACDAVNGSCLCPAGRRGPRCAETCPAGLYGDNCRHSCLCQNGGTCDPVSGHCACPEGWAGLACEKECLPRDVRAGCRHSGGCLNGGLCDPHTGRCLCPAGWTGDKCQSPCLRGWFGEACAQRCSCPPGAACHHVTGACRCPPGFTGSGCEQGCPPGRYGPGCEQLCGCLNGGSCDAATGACRCPTGFLGTDCNLTCPQGRFGPNCTHVCGCGQGAACDPVTGTCLCPPGRAGVRCERGCPQNRFGVGCEHTCSCRNGGLCHASNGSCSCGLGWTGRHCELACPPGRYGAACHLECSCHNNSTCEPATGTCRCGPGFYGQACEHPCPPGFHGAGCQGLCWCQHGAPCDPISGRCLCPAGFHGHFCERGCEPGSFGEGCHQRCDCDGGAPCDPVTGLCLCPPGRSGATCNLDCRRGQFGPSCTLHCDCGGGADCDPVSGQCHCVDGYMGPTCREGGPLRLPENPSLAQGSAGTLPASSRPTSRSGGPARH from the exons ATGGGGGCGTCCCGGGACCGCGGGCTGGCCGCGCTCTGGTGCCTTGGGCTCCTGGGGGGCCTGGCGCGCGTCGCGGGCACGCACTACCGCTACCTCTGGAGGGGCTGCTACCCATGTCACCTGGGCCAGGCCGGCTACCCCGTGAGCGCCGGTGACCAGAGGCCAG ATGTGGACGAATGCCGAACCCACAACGGTGGCTGCCAGCACCGGTGCGTGAACACCCCAGGCTCCTACCTCTGTGAGTGCAAGCCCGGCTTCCGGCTCCACACTGACAGCAGGACCTGCCTGG ccaTTAACTCCTGCGCCCTGGGCAATGGCGGCTGCCAgcaccactgtgtccagctcaCAATCACTCGGCATCGCTGCCAGTGCCGGCCCGGGTTCCAGCTCCAGGAGGACGGCAGGCATTGTGTCC GTAGAAGCCCGTGTGCCAACAGGAACGGCAGCTGCATGCACAGGTGCCAGGTGGTCCGGGGCCTCGCCCGCTGTGAGTGCCACGTGGGCTATCAGCTAGCAGCGGACGGCAAGGCCTGTGAAG ATGTGGACGAATGTGCCGCAGGGCTGGCCCAGTGTGCCCATGGCTGCCTCAACACCCAGGGGTCCTTCAAGTGCGTGTGTCACGCGGGCTATGAGCTGGGCGCCGATGGCCGGCAGTGCTACC GGATTGAGATGGAAATCGTGAACAGCTGTGAGGCCAACAACGGCGGCTGCTCCCATGGCTGCAGCCACACCAGTGCTGGGCCCCTGTGCACATGTCCCCGCGGCTACGAGCTGGACACAGATCAGAGGACCTGCATCG ATGTCGACGACTGTGCAGACAGCCCGTGCTGCCAGCAGGTGTGCACCAACAACCCTGGCGGGTACGAGTGCGGCTGCTACGCCGGCTACCGGCTCAGTGCCGATGGCTGCGGCTGTGAGG ATGTGGATGAGTGCGCCTCCAGCCGTGGCGGCTGCGAGCACCACTGCACCAACCTGGCCGGCTCCTTCCAGTGCTCCTGCGAGGCCGGCTACCGGCTGCACGAGGACCGTAGGGGCTGCAGCC CCCTGGAGGAGCCGATGGTGGACCTGGACGGCGAGCTGCCTTTCGTGCGGCCCCTGCCCCACATTGCCGTGCTCCAGGACGAGCTGCCGCAACTCTTCCAGGATGACGACGTCGGGGCCGATGAGGAAGAGGCAGAGTTGCGGGGCGAACACACGCTCACAGAGAAGTTTG CTTGTCCTCCGGACACCTTTGGGAAGAACTGCAGCTTCTCCTGCAGCTGTCAGAATGGTGGGACCTGCGACTCTGTCACGGGGGCCTGCCGCTGCCCCCCGGGTGTCAGTGGAACTAACTGTGAGGATG GCTGCCCCAAGGGCTACTATGGCAAGCACTGTCGCAAGAAATGCAACTGTGCCAACCGGGGCCGGTGCCACCGCCTCTACGGGGCCTGCCTCTGCGACCCAGGGCTCTACGGCCGCTTCTGCCACCTCA CCTGCCCGCCGTGGGCCTTTGGGCCGGGCTGCTCGGAGGAGTGCCAGTGTGTGCAGCCCCACACGCAGTCCTGTGACAAGAGGGATGGCAGCTGCTCCTGCAAGGCTGGCTTCCGGGGCGAGCGCTGTCAGGCAG AGTGTGAGCTGGGCTACTTTGGGCCGGGGTGCTGGCAGGCATGCACCTGCCCAGTGGGCGTGGCCTGTGACTCCGTGAGCGGCGAGTGTGGGAAGCGGTGTCCTGCTGGCTTCCAGGGAGAGGACTGTGGCCAAG AGTGCCCGGTGGGGACGTTTGGCGTGAACTGCTCGAGCTCCTGCTCCTGTGGGGGGGCCCCCTGCCACGGGGTCACGGGGCAGTGCCGGTGTCCGCCGGGGAGGACTGGGGAAGACTGTGAGGCAG ATTGTCCCGAGGGccgctgggggctgggctgccaggaGATCTGCCCAGCATGCCAGCACGCTGCCCGCTGCGACCCTGAGACCGGAGCCTGCCTGTGCCTCCCTGGCTTCGTCGGCAGCCGCTGCCAGGACG TGTGCCCAGCAGGCTGGTATGGTCCCAGCTGCCAGACAAGGTGCTCTTGTGCCAATGATGGGCACTGCCACCCAGCCACCGGACACTGCAGCTGTGCCCCCGGGTGGACCGGCTTTAGCTGCCAGAGAG CCTGTGATACTGGGCACTGGGGACCTGACTGCAGCCACCCCTGCAACTGCAGCGCTGGCCACGGGAGCTGTGATGCCATCAGCGGCCTGTGTCTGTGTGAGGCTGGCTACGTGGGCCCGCGGTGCGAGCAGC AGTGTCCCCAGGGCCACTTTGGGCCCGGCTGTGAGCAGCGGTGCCAGTGTCAGCATGGAGCAGCCTGTGACCACGTCAGCGGGGCCTGCACCTGCCCGGCCGGCTGGAGGGGCACCTTCTGCGAGCATG CCTGCCCGGCCGGCTTCTTTGGATTGGACTGTCGCAGTGCCTGCAACTGCACCGCCGGAGCTGCCTGTGATGCCGTGAAtggctcctgcctctgccccgcTGGCCGCCGGGGCCCCCGCTGTGCCGAGA CCTGCCCTGCCGGCCTGTACGGCGACAACTGTCGGCATTCCTGCCTCTGCCAGAACGGAGGGACCTGTGACCCTGTCTCAGGCCACTGTGCGTGCCCAGAGGGCTGGGCCGGCCTGGCCTGTGAGAAGG AGTGCCTCCCCCGGGACGTCAGAGCTGGCTGCCGGCACAGCGGCGGTTGCCTCAACGGGGGCCTGTGTGACCCGCACACGGGCcgctgcctctgcccagccgGCTGGACTGGGGACAAGTGTCAGAGCC CCTGCCTGCGGGGCTGGTTTGGAGAGGCCTGTGCCCAGCGCTGCAGCTGCCCGCCTGGcgctgcctgccaccacgtcaCTGGGGCCTGCCGCTGTCCCCCTGGCTTCACTGGCTCCGGCTGCGAGCAGG GATGTCCGCCCGGGCGGTATGGGCCAGGCTGTGAACAGCTGTGTGGGTGTCTCAACGGGGGCTCCTGTGATGCGGCCACGGGGGCCTGCCGCTGCCCCACTGGGTTCCTCGGGACGGACTGCAACCTCA CCTGTCCGCAGGGCCGCTTCGGCCCCAACTGCACCCACGTGTGTGGGTGTGGGCAGGGGGCGGCCTGCGACCCTGTGACCGGCACCTGCCTCTGCCCCCCGGGGAGAGCCGGCGTCCGCTGTGAGCGAG GCTGCCCCCAGAACCGGTTTGGCGTGGGCTGCGAGCACACCTGCTCCTGCAGAAATGGGGGCCTGTGCCACGCCAGCAACGGCAGCTGCTCCTGTGGCCTGGGCTGGACGGGGCGGCACTGCGAGCTGG CCTGTCCCCCTGGGCGCTACGGAGCCGCCTGCCATCTGGAGTGCTCCTGCCACAACAACAGCACGTGTGAGCCTGCCACGGGCACCTGCCGCTGCGGCCCCGGCTTCTATGGCCAGGCCTGCGAGCACC CCTGTCCCCCTGGCTTCCACGGGGCTGGCTGCCAGGGGTTGTGCTGGTGTCAACATGGAGCCCCCTGCGACCCCATCAGTGGCCGATGCCTCTGCCCTGCCGGCTTCCACGGCCACTTCTGTGAGAGGG GGTGTGAGCCAGGTTCATTTGGAGAGGGCTGCCACCAGCGCTGTGACTGTGACGGGGGGGCACCCTGTGACCCTGTCACCGGTCTCTGCCTTTGCCCACCAGGGCGCTCAGGAGCCACCTGTAACCTGG ATTGCAGAAGGGGCCAGTTTGGGCCCAGCTGCACCCTGCACTGTGACTGCGGGGGTGGGGCTGACTGCGACCCTGTCAGTGGGCAGTGTCACTGTGTGGATGGCTACATGGGGCCCACGTGCCGGGAAG
- the MEGF6 gene encoding multiple epidermal growth factor-like domains protein 6 isoform X17, giving the protein MGASRDRGLAALWCLGLLGGLARVAGTHYRYLWRGCYPCHLGQAGYPVSAGDQRPDVDECRTHNGGCQHRCVNTPGSYLCECKPGFRLHTDSRTCLAINSCALGNGGCQHHCVQLTITRHRCQCRPGFQLQEDGRHCVRRSPCANRNGSCMHRCQVVRGLARCECHVGYQLAADGKACEDVDECAAGLAQCAHGCLNTQGSFKCVCHAGYELGADGRQCYRIEMEIVNSCEANNGGCSHGCSHTSAGPLCTCPRGYELDTDQRTCIDVDDCADSPCCQQVCTNNPGGYECGCYAGYRLSADGCGCEDVDECASSRGGCEHHCTNLAGSFQCSCEAGYRLHEDRRGCSPLEEPMVDLDGELPFVRPLPHIAVLQDELPQLFQDDDVGADEEEAELRGEHTLTEKFVCLDDSFGHDCSLTCDDCRNGGTCLLGLDGCDCPEGWTGLICNETCPPDTFGKNCSFSCSCQNGGTCDSVTGACRCPPGVSGTNCEDGCPKGYYGKHCRKKCNCANRGRCHRLYGACLCDPGLYGRFCHLTCPPWAFGPGCSEECQCVQPHTQSCDKRDGSCSCKAGFRGERCQAECELGYFGPGCWQACTCPVGVACDSVSGECGKRCPAGFQGEDCGQECPVGTFGVNCSSSCSCGGAPCHGVTGQCRCPPGRTGEDCEADCPEGRWGLGCQEICPACQHAARCDPETGACLCLPGFVGSRCQDVCPAGWYGPSCQTRCSCANDGHCHPATGHCSCAPGWTGFSCQRACDTGHWGPDCSHPCNCSAGHGSCDAISGLCLCEAGYVGPRCEQQCPQGHFGPGCEQRCQCQHGAACDHVSGACTCPAGWRGTFCEHACPAGFFGLDCRSACNCTAGAACDAVNGSCLCPAGRRGPRCAETCPAGLYGDNCRHSCLCQNGGTCDPVSGHCACPEGWAGLACEKECLPRDVRAGCRHSGGCLNGGLCDPHTGRCLCPAGWTGDKCQSPCLRGWFGEACAQRCSCPPGAACHHVTGACRCPPGFTGSGCEQGCPPGRYGPGCEQLCGCLNGGSCDAATGACRCPTGFLGTDCNLTCPQGRFGPNCTHVCGCGQGAACDPVTGTCLCPPGRAGVRCERGCPQNRFGVGCEHTCSCRNGGLCHASNGSCSCGLGWTGRHCELACPPGRYGAACHLECSCHNNSTCEPATGTCRCGPGFYGQACEHPCPPGFHGAGCQGLCWCQHGAPCDPISGRCLCPAGFHGHFCERGCEPGSFGEGCHQRCDCDGGAPCDPVTGLCLCPPGRSGATCNLDCRRGQFGPSCTLHCDCGGGADCDPVSGQCHCVDGYMGPTCREGGPLRLPENPSLAQGSAGTLPASSRPTSRSGGPARH; this is encoded by the exons ATGGGGGCGTCCCGGGACCGCGGGCTGGCCGCGCTCTGGTGCCTTGGGCTCCTGGGGGGCCTGGCGCGCGTCGCGGGCACGCACTACCGCTACCTCTGGAGGGGCTGCTACCCATGTCACCTGGGCCAGGCCGGCTACCCCGTGAGCGCCGGTGACCAGAGGCCAG ATGTGGACGAATGCCGAACCCACAACGGTGGCTGCCAGCACCGGTGCGTGAACACCCCAGGCTCCTACCTCTGTGAGTGCAAGCCCGGCTTCCGGCTCCACACTGACAGCAGGACCTGCCTGG ccaTTAACTCCTGCGCCCTGGGCAATGGCGGCTGCCAgcaccactgtgtccagctcaCAATCACTCGGCATCGCTGCCAGTGCCGGCCCGGGTTCCAGCTCCAGGAGGACGGCAGGCATTGTGTCC GTAGAAGCCCGTGTGCCAACAGGAACGGCAGCTGCATGCACAGGTGCCAGGTGGTCCGGGGCCTCGCCCGCTGTGAGTGCCACGTGGGCTATCAGCTAGCAGCGGACGGCAAGGCCTGTGAAG ATGTGGACGAATGTGCCGCAGGGCTGGCCCAGTGTGCCCATGGCTGCCTCAACACCCAGGGGTCCTTCAAGTGCGTGTGTCACGCGGGCTATGAGCTGGGCGCCGATGGCCGGCAGTGCTACC GGATTGAGATGGAAATCGTGAACAGCTGTGAGGCCAACAACGGCGGCTGCTCCCATGGCTGCAGCCACACCAGTGCTGGGCCCCTGTGCACATGTCCCCGCGGCTACGAGCTGGACACAGATCAGAGGACCTGCATCG ATGTCGACGACTGTGCAGACAGCCCGTGCTGCCAGCAGGTGTGCACCAACAACCCTGGCGGGTACGAGTGCGGCTGCTACGCCGGCTACCGGCTCAGTGCCGATGGCTGCGGCTGTGAGG ATGTGGATGAGTGCGCCTCCAGCCGTGGCGGCTGCGAGCACCACTGCACCAACCTGGCCGGCTCCTTCCAGTGCTCCTGCGAGGCCGGCTACCGGCTGCACGAGGACCGTAGGGGCTGCAGCC CCCTGGAGGAGCCGATGGTGGACCTGGACGGCGAGCTGCCTTTCGTGCGGCCCCTGCCCCACATTGCCGTGCTCCAGGACGAGCTGCCGCAACTCTTCCAGGATGACGACGTCGGGGCCGATGAGGAAGAGGCAGAGTTGCGGGGCGAACACACGCTCACAGAGAAGTTTG TCTGCCTGGATGACTCCTTTGGCCATGACTGCAGCTTGACCTGTGATGACTGCAGGAACGGAGGGACCTGCCTCCTGGGCCTGGATGGCTGTGATTGCCCCGAGGGCTGGACTGGGCTCATCTGCAATGAGA CTTGTCCTCCGGACACCTTTGGGAAGAACTGCAGCTTCTCCTGCAGCTGTCAGAATGGTGGGACCTGCGACTCTGTCACGGGGGCCTGCCGCTGCCCCCCGGGTGTCAGTGGAACTAACTGTGAGGATG GCTGCCCCAAGGGCTACTATGGCAAGCACTGTCGCAAGAAATGCAACTGTGCCAACCGGGGCCGGTGCCACCGCCTCTACGGGGCCTGCCTCTGCGACCCAGGGCTCTACGGCCGCTTCTGCCACCTCA CCTGCCCGCCGTGGGCCTTTGGGCCGGGCTGCTCGGAGGAGTGCCAGTGTGTGCAGCCCCACACGCAGTCCTGTGACAAGAGGGATGGCAGCTGCTCCTGCAAGGCTGGCTTCCGGGGCGAGCGCTGTCAGGCAG AGTGTGAGCTGGGCTACTTTGGGCCGGGGTGCTGGCAGGCATGCACCTGCCCAGTGGGCGTGGCCTGTGACTCCGTGAGCGGCGAGTGTGGGAAGCGGTGTCCTGCTGGCTTCCAGGGAGAGGACTGTGGCCAAG AGTGCCCGGTGGGGACGTTTGGCGTGAACTGCTCGAGCTCCTGCTCCTGTGGGGGGGCCCCCTGCCACGGGGTCACGGGGCAGTGCCGGTGTCCGCCGGGGAGGACTGGGGAAGACTGTGAGGCAG ATTGTCCCGAGGGccgctgggggctgggctgccaggaGATCTGCCCAGCATGCCAGCACGCTGCCCGCTGCGACCCTGAGACCGGAGCCTGCCTGTGCCTCCCTGGCTTCGTCGGCAGCCGCTGCCAGGACG TGTGCCCAGCAGGCTGGTATGGTCCCAGCTGCCAGACAAGGTGCTCTTGTGCCAATGATGGGCACTGCCACCCAGCCACCGGACACTGCAGCTGTGCCCCCGGGTGGACCGGCTTTAGCTGCCAGAGAG CCTGTGATACTGGGCACTGGGGACCTGACTGCAGCCACCCCTGCAACTGCAGCGCTGGCCACGGGAGCTGTGATGCCATCAGCGGCCTGTGTCTGTGTGAGGCTGGCTACGTGGGCCCGCGGTGCGAGCAGC AGTGTCCCCAGGGCCACTTTGGGCCCGGCTGTGAGCAGCGGTGCCAGTGTCAGCATGGAGCAGCCTGTGACCACGTCAGCGGGGCCTGCACCTGCCCGGCCGGCTGGAGGGGCACCTTCTGCGAGCATG CCTGCCCGGCCGGCTTCTTTGGATTGGACTGTCGCAGTGCCTGCAACTGCACCGCCGGAGCTGCCTGTGATGCCGTGAAtggctcctgcctctgccccgcTGGCCGCCGGGGCCCCCGCTGTGCCGAGA CCTGCCCTGCCGGCCTGTACGGCGACAACTGTCGGCATTCCTGCCTCTGCCAGAACGGAGGGACCTGTGACCCTGTCTCAGGCCACTGTGCGTGCCCAGAGGGCTGGGCCGGCCTGGCCTGTGAGAAGG AGTGCCTCCCCCGGGACGTCAGAGCTGGCTGCCGGCACAGCGGCGGTTGCCTCAACGGGGGCCTGTGTGACCCGCACACGGGCcgctgcctctgcccagccgGCTGGACTGGGGACAAGTGTCAGAGCC CCTGCCTGCGGGGCTGGTTTGGAGAGGCCTGTGCCCAGCGCTGCAGCTGCCCGCCTGGcgctgcctgccaccacgtcaCTGGGGCCTGCCGCTGTCCCCCTGGCTTCACTGGCTCCGGCTGCGAGCAGG GATGTCCGCCCGGGCGGTATGGGCCAGGCTGTGAACAGCTGTGTGGGTGTCTCAACGGGGGCTCCTGTGATGCGGCCACGGGGGCCTGCCGCTGCCCCACTGGGTTCCTCGGGACGGACTGCAACCTCA CCTGTCCGCAGGGCCGCTTCGGCCCCAACTGCACCCACGTGTGTGGGTGTGGGCAGGGGGCGGCCTGCGACCCTGTGACCGGCACCTGCCTCTGCCCCCCGGGGAGAGCCGGCGTCCGCTGTGAGCGAG GCTGCCCCCAGAACCGGTTTGGCGTGGGCTGCGAGCACACCTGCTCCTGCAGAAATGGGGGCCTGTGCCACGCCAGCAACGGCAGCTGCTCCTGTGGCCTGGGCTGGACGGGGCGGCACTGCGAGCTGG CCTGTCCCCCTGGGCGCTACGGAGCCGCCTGCCATCTGGAGTGCTCCTGCCACAACAACAGCACGTGTGAGCCTGCCACGGGCACCTGCCGCTGCGGCCCCGGCTTCTATGGCCAGGCCTGCGAGCACC CCTGTCCCCCTGGCTTCCACGGGGCTGGCTGCCAGGGGTTGTGCTGGTGTCAACATGGAGCCCCCTGCGACCCCATCAGTGGCCGATGCCTCTGCCCTGCCGGCTTCCACGGCCACTTCTGTGAGAGGG GGTGTGAGCCAGGTTCATTTGGAGAGGGCTGCCACCAGCGCTGTGACTGTGACGGGGGGGCACCCTGTGACCCTGTCACCGGTCTCTGCCTTTGCCCACCAGGGCGCTCAGGAGCCACCTGTAACCTGG ATTGCAGAAGGGGCCAGTTTGGGCCCAGCTGCACCCTGCACTGTGACTGCGGGGGTGGGGCTGACTGCGACCCTGTCAGTGGGCAGTGTCACTGTGTGGATGGCTACATGGGGCCCACGTGCCGGGAAG